One window of Pseudobdellovibrionaceae bacterium genomic DNA carries:
- a CDS encoding phosphatidylserine/phosphatidylglycerophosphate/cardiolipin synthase family protein: MKYLGICLFIWASFNTSWAGAAEKAAWIGKLDLDTAPKLFTTPNPTGRQEFSELINEAKTSVKLYMYRLTDNFMISVMKKAAARGVKVQVLLDPVKLKEASMQSKLKNMEAGGIEVRGGSSAYSMTHAKSMLVDGKRVIVSTMNLTWTFRDSRGFGLVFEDASVRDEIERMFDADWRLAGGENVDVPEPQDANLIWTPGNSEAKLIDLVRASERSIEIVVENLGMTPFLDELIAAQGRGVKVRVIVPLCTTSSKPIHNAYFAEKLLAAKVDVRNVPMPHSEKLPYSHAKMMAVDGRYVYLGSQNFSKNSLQKSRELGIITEDVALYGEIIRLWNDDWSVAVPQPAKTTDEMCPLPEWGKQKKKPAPQPEDKKTPDAA; this comes from the coding sequence ATGAAGTACTTAGGGATTTGTCTCTTCATCTGGGCGAGCTTTAACACGTCGTGGGCGGGCGCTGCGGAAAAGGCCGCGTGGATCGGCAAACTCGATCTGGATACCGCGCCGAAGCTCTTCACCACTCCGAATCCGACCGGTCGCCAGGAGTTCTCGGAACTCATCAACGAGGCGAAGACCAGCGTGAAACTTTATATGTACCGTCTGACGGACAACTTCATGATCTCGGTCATGAAGAAGGCCGCGGCCCGCGGGGTGAAGGTGCAGGTCCTCCTGGATCCGGTGAAGCTCAAGGAAGCTTCGATGCAGTCGAAACTGAAAAATATGGAAGCCGGGGGCATCGAGGTCCGCGGTGGAAGTTCGGCGTACTCGATGACCCACGCGAAATCGATGTTGGTCGACGGGAAGCGCGTGATCGTGTCGACGATGAATCTGACGTGGACCTTCCGCGACTCGCGCGGCTTCGGCCTGGTCTTCGAGGACGCGTCCGTCCGGGACGAGATCGAGCGGATGTTCGATGCGGATTGGAGGCTCGCGGGCGGCGAGAACGTGGACGTTCCCGAGCCTCAAGATGCCAATCTGATTTGGACTCCGGGAAACAGCGAGGCGAAGCTGATCGACCTGGTCCGCGCGAGCGAACGTTCGATCGAGATCGTCGTGGAAAACCTGGGGATGACGCCCTTTCTTGACGAGCTTATCGCGGCCCAAGGGCGTGGTGTGAAGGTGCGCGTGATCGTGCCCCTTTGCACGACGAGCTCTAAGCCCATTCACAACGCCTATTTCGCCGAAAAACTTTTGGCCGCGAAAGTGGATGTGCGCAACGTCCCGATGCCGCATTCGGAAAAATTGCCTTACAGTCACGCGAAGATGATGGCGGTGGACGGGCGCTACGTCTATCTGGGCTCGCAGAACTTCTCGAAGAACTCCCTGCAAAAATCCCGTGAGCTGGGGATCATTACCGAAGACGTCGCACTTTACGGCGAAATCATCCGTTTGTGGAATGACGACTGGAGCGTTGCGGTCCCGCAGCCGGCGAAGACGACCGACGAGATGTGCCCCTTGCCGGAATGGGGGAAGCAGAAAAAGAAGCCGGCACCTCAACCCGAGGATAAAAAGACTCCCGATGCGGCTTGA
- the mnhG gene encoding monovalent cation/H(+) antiporter subunit G → MSEWLDLIGWSFVLLGTFFVFLAAVGIFKLPDTLTRMAAGAKAPTLALMLAVAGAMLHSASAGVRLPLFLGFVMVLVTSPVAAHLLGRATIRAGLRVIPTTQNTELLQTLRDQPHPEDEPPEKRI, encoded by the coding sequence GTGTCTGAGTGGTTGGACCTGATCGGCTGGAGCTTCGTTTTGCTGGGGACGTTCTTCGTGTTCTTGGCCGCGGTGGGGATATTCAAGCTGCCCGATACTCTGACCCGCATGGCGGCGGGCGCGAAGGCGCCGACGCTCGCGCTCATGCTGGCGGTCGCGGGCGCGATGCTGCACTCGGCTTCGGCGGGTGTGCGGCTGCCGCTGTTTCTCGGTTTCGTGATGGTGCTGGTGACCTCGCCCGTGGCGGCACACCTTCTGGGGCGCGCGACCATCCGCGCGGGCCTGCGCGTGATTCCGACGACGCAGAATACGGAGCTGCTACAGACGTTGCGCGATCAACCGCATCCCGAGGACGAGCCTCCCGAAAAACGGATCTAG
- a CDS encoding endonuclease/exonuclease/phosphatase family protein, with protein sequence MTKITCDLKVMIWNLENLFLLSDQTLTSEHLKLDEIQWQKLSTSIYPNKSLAKTKALAEIITSENPDLILLCEVGGLESLTNFNRLFLGGRYSPVLVEGNSDRNIDIGFLLRRDIGFYFDVFSNRNRSINYLYPHERQSLDQPVTGGHRFSRDAAELHLFLNNHEHPFFVFVMTHLKSQLDRDRIDPLGFERRQAEFKTLMEVYTGLRERWQRSVPICVAGDFNGNASHHGRDAEFSTLAEHPDFLDVCELGNVSADDAKTYFQIHRTRTEGKQLDYAFLSPEAQPYLKRDSVRVYRYLDPMGFPLDRPTTLDAKAQLPSDHYPLVFELKSIPLR encoded by the coding sequence ATGACGAAGATCACCTGCGACCTCAAGGTCATGATCTGGAACCTCGAGAACTTGTTCTTGCTTTCGGATCAGACACTGACCTCCGAGCATCTGAAATTGGACGAGATCCAATGGCAGAAATTGTCGACGTCGATCTATCCCAACAAGTCCCTGGCGAAAACCAAAGCGCTCGCCGAGATCATCACGAGCGAAAACCCGGACCTCATCCTGCTTTGCGAGGTCGGCGGGCTGGAAAGCCTGACGAACTTCAATCGTTTGTTTTTGGGCGGACGTTATTCTCCCGTTTTGGTCGAGGGCAACTCCGACCGCAATATCGACATCGGCTTTTTACTTCGTCGCGATATCGGTTTCTATTTCGACGTCTTCAGTAACCGGAACCGCAGCATCAACTACCTGTATCCGCACGAACGCCAATCTCTGGATCAGCCCGTCACCGGCGGTCACCGTTTTTCGCGGGACGCGGCCGAGCTGCATCTGTTCCTCAACAATCACGAACACCCCTTTTTCGTTTTCGTGATGACGCATTTGAAGTCGCAACTGGATCGCGACCGCATCGATCCGCTGGGGTTCGAACGTCGCCAAGCCGAATTCAAAACCTTGATGGAGGTCTACACGGGACTGCGCGAACGCTGGCAGCGCAGCGTGCCGATCTGTGTCGCGGGCGATTTCAATGGCAACGCCAGTCACCATGGACGCGATGCCGAGTTCTCGACGCTGGCCGAGCATCCGGACTTTCTGGACGTTTGCGAGCTCGGCAACGTCAGTGCGGATGACGCGAAAACCTATTTCCAGATTCACCGCACGCGCACCGAGGGCAAACAGCTCGACTACGCGTTTCTTTCCCCCGAGGCGCAGCCCTATCTCAAACGGGATTCCGTGCGTGTTTACCGCTATTTGGATCCCATGGGTTTCCCGCTGGATCGCCCCACGACGCTTGACGCCAAGGCGCAGCTGCCCTCGGATCACTATCCTTTGGTTTTCGAACTGAAATCTATCCCTTTGCGTTAA
- a CDS encoding DNA starvation/stationary phase protection protein produces MEINIGIKEKDRKVIAKGLSHLLADTYTLYLKTHNFHWNVEGPMFNTLHLMFETQYTELALAVDLIAERIRALGFPAPGTYKEFAAMSSIKEETGKLSAEEMIRSLVAGQESVVRTAREVFKVVDKASDEPSADLLTQRMQLHEKTAWMLRSLLQ; encoded by the coding sequence ATGGAAATCAATATTGGCATCAAAGAAAAAGACAGAAAAGTGATCGCGAAAGGTCTTTCGCACCTGCTGGCGGATACCTACACCCTTTATCTCAAGACCCATAACTTTCACTGGAACGTGGAAGGACCGATGTTCAACACGCTCCACCTGATGTTCGAAACCCAGTACACGGAACTCGCCTTGGCGGTGGACTTGATCGCCGAGCGCATCCGCGCCCTGGGCTTCCCGGCGCCCGGCACCTACAAAGAGTTCGCGGCCATGTCTTCGATCAAAGAAGAGACCGGCAAACTTTCGGCGGAAGAGATGATCCGCTCTCTCGTCGCGGGCCAAGAGTCCGTCGTGCGCACCGCCCGCGAAGTGTTCAAGGTCGTCGACAAGGCTTCGGATGAGCCCTCGGCGGACCTGCTGACGCAGCGGATGCAGCTCCACGAAAAGACCGCGTGGATGCTCCGCTCGCTCCTCCAATAA
- a CDS encoding DMT family transporter: MNLGLLLIALFSLSSSPLWVRMAGASIAVICLWRLLGAAFCMSVPTLWRGESLRFSSKSESRNTLAAGVFFAAHLWTYVHSAQTTSVAHVVMIFSAAPVFTAIGASVWYREKFPKHLFFVYGLAAMGIYLLMTDPTRAATARSQATSLAGDFSALISAILHAAYVLASRQARLTSSNLRFSFWLYAISGALFLGLALCESAPLVPGHGLFYFAIGGLILFPSLMGHTLFTYLLKYVNVNVLSCSKLLEPAFAVGMAYVFFDELIGPKTAFAFLLMIAAVLILFRPWRALRRSA; the protein is encoded by the coding sequence ATGAATTTGGGCCTGCTCCTGATCGCGCTCTTCAGCCTGTCCAGTTCGCCCCTTTGGGTGCGAATGGCCGGCGCATCCATCGCCGTGATTTGTCTCTGGCGCTTACTGGGTGCGGCCTTCTGCATGAGCGTGCCGACCCTTTGGCGTGGTGAATCCCTGCGGTTCAGTTCCAAAAGCGAAAGCCGAAACACCCTCGCGGCGGGCGTCTTCTTTGCGGCCCACCTCTGGACCTACGTCCATAGTGCCCAAACCACGAGCGTTGCCCACGTCGTGATGATTTTTAGCGCGGCCCCCGTTTTCACCGCGATCGGGGCGAGTGTTTGGTACCGAGAAAAATTCCCCAAGCATCTGTTCTTCGTCTACGGACTGGCCGCAATGGGAATCTATCTGCTGATGACCGATCCCACGCGGGCCGCGACCGCCCGTTCCCAGGCGACAAGTTTAGCGGGCGACTTTTCCGCCCTGATCTCGGCCATCTTGCACGCCGCCTACGTCCTGGCCAGTCGGCAAGCGCGCCTGACCTCGTCCAATCTGCGTTTTTCGTTTTGGCTTTACGCCATCTCGGGCGCGCTCTTCCTCGGTCTCGCGCTTTGCGAAAGCGCGCCCCTCGTTCCGGGGCATGGCCTTTTCTATTTCGCGATCGGTGGCCTGATTTTGTTCCCGAGCCTGATGGGCCACACGCTCTTCACCTACCTGTTGAAATACGTGAACGTGAACGTCTTGAGCTGCTCGAAGCTTCTGGAACCCGCCTTCGCGGTCGGGATGGCCTACGTGTTTTTCGACGAATTGATCGGCCCCAAAACCGCCTTCGCCTTTTTGCTGATGATCGCCGCGGTCCTTATTTTGTTTCGTCCTTGGCGAGCCCTCCGTCGGAGCGCGTGA
- a CDS encoding pyroglutamyl-peptidase I: MAGLLVTGFKPFLGESENPSELVLGPLAQEFGVRTLTLPVEYRRAFEVLREELRREPADAILLLGQAATATRLKLERVALNLMDASAADEAGELNLETPIVKSGALALATTLPLREWWTQLADPQSYEISNSAGAFVCNSTYYLALNELAGRTPCLFVHLPPLPGQVAAGKAGTSPMELARMVTLLRPLVSRMQGLTLARS; the protein is encoded by the coding sequence ATGGCGGGGCTTCTGGTCACGGGCTTCAAACCTTTCCTGGGCGAATCGGAAAATCCGAGCGAGCTCGTGCTTGGACCGCTCGCGCAAGAGTTCGGCGTGCGCACGTTGACCTTGCCGGTCGAGTACCGGCGCGCTTTCGAAGTGCTGCGTGAAGAGCTGCGCCGCGAGCCCGCGGACGCGATCTTGCTTTTAGGCCAGGCCGCGACCGCGACGCGATTGAAGTTAGAGCGTGTCGCCTTGAATTTGATGGATGCCTCGGCCGCCGATGAGGCGGGCGAACTCAACTTGGAAACCCCCATCGTGAAATCCGGCGCGCTCGCCCTCGCGACGACGCTGCCTTTGCGCGAATGGTGGACGCAGCTTGCGGATCCGCAGTCTTACGAAATCTCGAATTCGGCGGGCGCCTTCGTCTGCAATTCGACCTATTACTTGGCCTTGAATGAACTCGCGGGCCGTACGCCGTGTTTGTTCGTGCATTTACCGCCGCTCCCGGGACAGGTCGCTGCGGGCAAGGCGGGGACCTCCCCCATGGAGCTGGCGCGTATGGTGACGCTGCTACGGCCCCTCGTCAGCCGGATGCAAGGTCTGACGCTCGCACGAAGCTGA
- a CDS encoding sulfatase-like hydrolase/transferase, protein MSLSPSRVFRSWITRWALIALALGLFLMLCRITAFFYYGGGVGGGFQYVRDNPGDLGRAFLMGLRFDLVALCYALVLPVLSYLLWLCFPSRFSARVLTWFERAYFVFIVSVVCAITLVDLGYYSYFQDHLNVLVFGFFEDDTMALIRTFRKNYPFFTILTASFIFVLALASGSVRIFRVRNYLDKGPLPQRHFSFKVLLAYVLIIPLIGVGARGSLGLFPLHEIDAAVSPDPFLNYLAYSGIHGLHRAVKVRQEHNAVWNTNGLYYGYGRWQDAAADLYDIPVEKLPNDPIQLLAQQTPKNEWAEKTRPHVVVIMMESWGGYWLTWQSPEFNVLGELEAQFKADNVLMNFVPSMTATIGSLSALMVSAPHRPEGNFLTESRYMQVPFRFAPAKHFKQAGYKTRFIYGGGIGWRTVDRFAKIQSFDTIEGDFAIESRYGKIEKHDWGIYDEDVFRYIEDTLKEATEPQFIFVMTTTNHPPYQVPKNYQALPLTIPPALASQLVSDAQLSAERFRVYQYSNRMLGQMIERVRNSPLGERTIIAATGDHGFLLKTFSEAELLQKWQTPLYLYVPKEGFRKIPSETFGSHTDIFPTLYDFALSEFKHYSWGTSLLNPQAAHYAFHYSRLGFNDAGAIIADRGGTQYLMWDPKYSSLKRTETPSDELKLLDQRYRAMMGLTDYFFEFELEASKAAD, encoded by the coding sequence ATGTCGCTTTCTCCCTCTCGCGTATTTCGTTCTTGGATCACCCGCTGGGCCCTGATCGCCCTCGCCCTTGGTCTGTTTCTGATGTTGTGTCGGATCACCGCGTTTTTTTATTACGGCGGCGGCGTTGGCGGCGGCTTTCAATACGTGCGCGACAATCCCGGCGACCTGGGACGCGCCTTTTTGATGGGTTTGCGTTTCGACTTAGTCGCCCTTTGTTACGCGCTGGTGCTGCCGGTCTTGAGTTATCTGTTGTGGCTTTGTTTTCCGAGCCGATTCTCCGCGCGCGTCTTGACCTGGTTCGAACGCGCTTACTTCGTGTTCATCGTTTCGGTTGTCTGCGCGATCACGCTTGTGGATCTGGGCTACTACTCTTACTTTCAGGATCACTTGAACGTCTTGGTCTTCGGTTTTTTCGAAGACGATACGATGGCCTTGATTCGTACCTTCCGCAAAAACTATCCCTTCTTCACGATTTTGACCGCAAGCTTCATCTTCGTACTCGCGCTCGCCTCGGGCTCGGTGCGGATTTTTCGGGTGCGCAACTACCTCGACAAGGGACCGCTTCCGCAGCGGCACTTTAGTTTCAAAGTTTTGTTGGCCTACGTTCTGATCATCCCGCTGATCGGCGTGGGCGCGCGCGGTTCGCTGGGACTTTTCCCGCTGCACGAAATCGACGCGGCCGTTTCCCCCGATCCTTTCTTGAACTACCTGGCCTATTCGGGGATCCACGGTCTGCACCGTGCGGTCAAAGTTCGCCAAGAGCACAACGCCGTCTGGAATACGAACGGCCTTTACTACGGTTACGGCCGCTGGCAAGACGCCGCCGCGGATCTTTACGACATTCCCGTCGAGAAACTGCCCAACGATCCGATCCAACTGCTGGCGCAACAAACGCCGAAGAACGAATGGGCCGAAAAAACTCGCCCCCACGTCGTCGTCATCATGATGGAAAGCTGGGGCGGCTACTGGCTGACCTGGCAGTCCCCCGAGTTCAACGTCCTGGGGGAACTCGAAGCCCAGTTCAAAGCCGACAACGTCCTCATGAACTTCGTCCCGTCGATGACGGCCACGATCGGAAGTTTGTCCGCGCTGATGGTCAGCGCCCCCCACCGCCCGGAAGGCAACTTCCTGACCGAAAGCCGCTACATGCAGGTGCCCTTCCGTTTCGCGCCGGCCAAACACTTCAAACAGGCGGGCTATAAGACACGTTTCATCTACGGCGGCGGCATCGGCTGGCGCACGGTGGACCGCTTCGCGAAGATCCAAAGCTTCGACACCATCGAGGGCGACTTCGCGATCGAATCGCGTTACGGCAAAATCGAGAAACACGATTGGGGTATCTACGACGAGGACGTCTTCCGTTACATCGAAGACACGTTGAAAGAAGCGACCGAGCCGCAGTTCATCTTCGTCATGACGACGACGAACCATCCGCCCTACCAAGTGCCGAAGAACTACCAGGCCTTGCCCTTGACCATTCCGCCGGCCCTCGCTTCGCAGCTCGTTTCGGACGCGCAACTTTCGGCCGAGCGCTTCCGTGTCTATCAGTACTCGAACCGGATGCTCGGGCAAATGATCGAACGCGTGCGCAACTCGCCTTTAGGGGAACGCACCATCATCGCGGCGACGGGCGACCACGGTTTTCTGCTGAAAACCTTCAGCGAAGCCGAGCTTCTGCAGAAATGGCAAACGCCGCTGTACCTTTACGTCCCCAAAGAGGGCTTCCGCAAAATTCCCAGCGAAACCTTCGGTTCACACACCGACATCTTCCCGACCCTTTACGATTTCGCGCTTTCGGAGTTCAAGCATTACTCCTGGGGCACGAGCCTGCTGAATCCGCAAGCCGCGCACTACGCCTTTCACTATTCACGTCTGGGCTTCAACGACGCGGGCGCGATCATCGCCGACCGCGGCGGCACGCAGTACCTGATGTGGGACCCGAAGTACTCGTCACTGAAGCGCACCGAGACGCCTTCGGACGAACTGAAACTTCTGGATCAGCGCTACCGCGCGATGATGGGGCTGACCGACTATTTCTTCGAGTTCGAACTCGAAGCCTCAAAAGCCGCGGACTAG
- a CDS encoding GAF domain-containing protein produces MQIRPMTPGIDGTAAARRETLIVADVDQFPGYITCDAAWRSEIVVPLFRGDELLGVLDVDSPRLNRFGDAKKAVL; encoded by the coding sequence ATGCAAATCCGACCCATGACGCCAGGAATTGACGGGACGGCGGCGGCCCGGCGCGAAACCTTGATCGTCGCCGACGTCGATCAGTTTCCGGGGTATATCACCTGCGATGCGGCCTGGCGCTCGGAGATCGTCGTGCCCCTGTTCCGCGGCGACGAGCTGCTCGGCGTATTGGATGTGGATTCGCCCCGGCTCAACCGCTTCGGGGATGCCAAAAAAGCGGTCTTATAA
- a CDS encoding Na+/H+ antiporter subunit E — protein sequence MSRWWCLVKLTFVFAYEMVRASLQVALWIVKPNERLCPAFVQLPLDLKSENGLVTLAQMITLTPGTLSLEFSPDHDYLLMHVMHAPDPDLVIQDIKRTFERPLMKICGEVE from the coding sequence GTGAGCCGCTGGTGGTGTTTGGTGAAACTCACTTTCGTTTTCGCCTACGAAATGGTGCGCGCCAGTCTGCAAGTCGCTCTGTGGATCGTGAAGCCCAACGAACGCCTGTGTCCGGCGTTCGTGCAGTTGCCGCTGGATCTGAAAAGCGAAAACGGTCTCGTGACCCTCGCGCAGATGATCACGCTGACGCCGGGGACGTTGAGCCTGGAGTTTTCTCCGGATCACGATTATCTGCTGATGCACGTGATGCACGCGCCGGACCCCGATCTCGTGATTCAGGACATCAAGCGGACCTTCGAGCGTCCACTCATGAAAATTTGCGGGGAGGTCGAATGA
- the tatA gene encoding twin-arginine translocase TatA/TatE family subunit: MGFGMQELLIVLVIVIVLFGGKKLPGLGKALGDSIRGFKEGLNGNDERPPERQAQVPHNQNQNALPGQNASEQTTAEKDKANRS, from the coding sequence ATGGGATTTGGAATGCAGGAACTCCTCATCGTGTTAGTCATCGTCATCGTCCTCTTCGGTGGCAAAAAGCTCCCGGGATTGGGTAAAGCGTTGGGCGACAGCATCCGTGGTTTCAAAGAGGGACTGAACGGAAACGACGAACGTCCTCCGGAACGCCAGGCGCAGGTGCCGCACAACCAAAATCAAAATGCGCTTCCCGGTCAGAACGCGTCGGAACAGACGACGGCGGAAAAAGACAAAGCGAATCGCTCTTAG
- a CDS encoding TerC family protein produces MDMNLVATFALLVGLEVVLGIDNILLISILSDRLPPEQRKKARYLGLGLAFVARCILLLGASYVVHLEDPVFMNFGWKHLILMVGGAFLLFKAVKEIHHVVESLPETIDPQKPAVYATLGAVLTQIIMLDLVFSIDSVITAVGLTENLIVIYAAVIASFLAVLAFAGAIADFVGRHPTLKILALSFLITIGVTLVIEGFDGHVPKGYIYLPMGFALMVELLQMRFQFNQTQRKPKA; encoded by the coding sequence ATGGATATGAATTTAGTGGCGACCTTCGCGCTCTTGGTGGGCTTGGAAGTCGTGCTCGGTATCGACAACATTCTGCTGATCTCGATTTTGTCGGATCGTCTGCCGCCCGAACAGCGCAAGAAAGCCCGCTACCTCGGGCTGGGCCTCGCTTTCGTCGCCCGCTGCATCCTGCTGCTCGGCGCCTCGTACGTCGTCCATCTCGAAGATCCCGTCTTCATGAACTTCGGCTGGAAACACCTGATCCTGATGGTGGGCGGAGCCTTCTTGCTTTTCAAAGCCGTCAAAGAAATCCACCACGTCGTCGAAAGCCTCCCCGAAACGATCGACCCGCAAAAGCCCGCGGTCTACGCGACGCTCGGAGCGGTACTGACCCAAATCATCATGCTCGACTTGGTCTTCTCGATCGATTCGGTCATCACGGCGGTGGGATTGACCGAAAACCTGATCGTCATTTACGCGGCGGTCATTGCTTCGTTCCTGGCGGTCCTGGCCTTCGCAGGGGCGATCGCGGATTTCGTGGGCCGTCACCCGACGCTCAAGATCTTGGCGCTCTCATTCCTGATCACGATTGGGGTGACGCTTGTCATCGAAGGTTTCGACGGTCACGTCCCGAAGGGTTACATCTACTTGCCGATGGGATTCGCGTTGATGGTTGAACTGCTGCAAATGCGCTTTCAATTCAACCAAACTCAGCGTAAACCGAAGGCGTGA
- a CDS encoding L,D-transpeptidase, with protein sequence MPQFLLSLAIVLGTFTAHAQTEVALDDMMSPAEIGAEVQAQYPEFFAETFENLTWFAAGPRIEIKINKAAAAQVMYVYIDGQHTYTWPVSTGREKSENPPSGRKYFSSTPTGTWTPYGMTYLHRSRLWDADMPRAIWLTGGIAIHAAMPSYEKMLGRRASGGCIRLSMRNADLLYSLVQQYGRKNTRVTVYNR encoded by the coding sequence ATGCCCCAGTTCCTGCTGTCCCTGGCGATCGTGCTCGGCACCTTCACCGCTCACGCTCAAACCGAAGTTGCCCTTGATGACATGATGAGCCCGGCCGAAATCGGCGCCGAAGTTCAAGCGCAATACCCCGAGTTCTTCGCCGAGACTTTCGAGAACCTGACTTGGTTCGCAGCCGGCCCCCGCATCGAAATCAAAATCAACAAGGCGGCCGCGGCGCAAGTCATGTACGTCTACATCGATGGTCAACACACCTACACTTGGCCCGTGTCGACCGGTCGTGAGAAGTCCGAAAATCCCCCGAGCGGACGCAAGTACTTCTCGTCCACACCCACCGGCACTTGGACTCCCTACGGCATGACTTACCTGCACCGCTCGCGTCTGTGGGACGCGGACATGCCCCGCGCCATCTGGCTGACCGGCGGGATCGCGATCCACGCGGCGATGCCCAGCTACGAAAAAATGCTCGGTCGCCGCGCATCGGGTGGCTGCATCCGCTTGAGCATGCGTAACGCGGACCTGCTGTACTCGCTCGTCCAGCAGTACGGTCGCAAGAACACCCGCGTGACCGTCTACAATCGCTAA
- the apaG gene encoding Co2+/Mg2+ efflux protein ApaG codes for MAVQKQLSPRFDVNVTVSYVDKESRPESGYYFFAYRVRITNKGSVPAQLMSRHWIITDALGQVEEVRGAGVIGVQPRIPPGQHFEYESACPLNSPSGSMRGTYQMATEEGDNFDIEIPEFYLVSPCALH; via the coding sequence ATGGCGGTGCAAAAACAGCTCAGCCCCCGTTTTGATGTCAACGTGACGGTCTCGTACGTCGACAAAGAGTCGCGTCCCGAGTCGGGCTATTACTTCTTCGCGTACCGCGTGCGGATCACCAACAAAGGTTCGGTCCCCGCGCAGCTGATGAGCCGTCACTGGATCATCACCGATGCCCTTGGCCAAGTCGAAGAAGTCCGCGGCGCGGGCGTCATCGGCGTTCAGCCCCGCATCCCGCCCGGACAACATTTCGAGTATGAAAGCGCCTGTCCGTTGAACTCGCCTTCGGGTTCCATGCGCGGCACTTACCAGATGGCGACCGAAGAGGGCGACAACTTCGATATCGAGATCCCCGAGTTCTATCTCGTCTCGCCCTGCGCGCTTCACTAA
- the pdxH gene encoding pyridoxamine 5'-phosphate oxidase: MSQLTPDIFPFDQDPFDLFLQELKAAEDAGMKEPNAMTLATVSAMGQPRARTVFFKGYSDGENSKGFRFFTNYDSDKANEMSRGRAGLLFHWNLLERQVRIEGRVEKTSREESEAYFRTRPRISQLGAWSSEQSREIPNHKWLEDRFESFEAKFAGGEVPCPPHWGGYRVIPLEFEFWIARAGRMHERYVYQRLSDTDGWRRFMRSP; encoded by the coding sequence ATGAGTCAGCTCACCCCGGATATCTTCCCTTTCGATCAAGACCCCTTCGATTTGTTTCTGCAAGAGCTCAAAGCGGCCGAAGACGCCGGTATGAAGGAACCGAACGCGATGACCCTCGCGACGGTTTCGGCGATGGGCCAGCCCCGTGCGCGCACGGTGTTTTTTAAGGGCTACTCGGATGGCGAAAACTCGAAGGGCTTTCGTTTCTTCACCAACTACGACAGCGACAAGGCGAACGAGATGTCCCGTGGCCGTGCGGGACTGCTGTTCCACTGGAACTTGCTCGAGCGCCAGGTGCGTATCGAAGGCCGTGTCGAGAAAACCTCGCGTGAGGAATCCGAGGCCTACTTCCGCACGCGTCCGCGCATCTCGCAGCTGGGCGCCTGGAGTTCCGAGCAGAGCCGCGAAATCCCCAATCACAAATGGCTTGAAGATCGCTTTGAGAGTTTCGAGGCGAAGTTCGCCGGGGGCGAGGTCCCGTGCCCGCCGCATTGGGGTGGTTACCGCGTGATTCCTTTGGAGTTCGAGTTCTGGATCGCGCGGGCGGGGCGGATGCACGAACGTTACGTTTACCAGCGTCTGAGCGATACCGACGGCTGGCGCCGCTTCATGCGGAGTCCCTGA
- a CDS encoding FKBP-type peptidyl-prolyl cis-trans isomerase: MRKLLLIAPMALFALQMGCEKKPKLDNDMSRASYAIGQQIGSNLKNQNLELDKDALSISIKDVLENKPSRLKPEEIQQALMKLQETINTKQAAAATENAEKGKAFLETNKAAAGVKTTSSGLQIQITEEGKGKVPTEKDTVKAHYKGALIDGKVFDSSYDRGQPAEFPVNQVIKGWTEALTSMKVGTKARLFIPPELGYGPNDRPGIPANSVLVFDVELLDIVPVKK, encoded by the coding sequence ATGAGAAAATTGCTCTTGATCGCGCCTATGGCTTTGTTTGCCCTTCAAATGGGCTGCGAGAAGAAACCCAAACTCGATAACGATATGTCCCGGGCGAGCTACGCGATTGGTCAACAGATCGGATCGAACCTGAAGAACCAGAATCTGGAATTGGACAAAGATGCTTTGTCGATTTCGATCAAAGACGTTCTTGAGAACAAGCCTTCGCGTCTGAAGCCCGAAGAAATCCAGCAGGCTCTGATGAAGCTGCAGGAGACCATCAACACGAAGCAAGCGGCGGCGGCGACCGAGAACGCGGAAAAAGGCAAAGCGTTCCTCGAGACCAATAAAGCGGCGGCGGGCGTGAAAACCACTTCGAGCGGTCTGCAAATCCAGATCACCGAAGAAGGTAAAGGCAAAGTCCCCACTGAAAAAGACACCGTGAAGGCGCACTACAAAGGCGCGTTGATCGACGGTAAAGTCTTCGACAGCTCGTATGACCGTGGTCAACCCGCTGAGTTCCCCGTGAACCAAGTCATCAAAGGTTGGACCGAAGCTTTGACCAGCATGAAAGTCGGCACCAAGGCACGTCTGTTCATTCCCCCCGAGTTGGGTTACGGACCGAACGACCGTCCCGGTATCCCGGCGAACTCGGTCCTCGTGTTCGACGTCGAGCTGCTCGATATCGTTCCCGTTAAAAAATAA